A portion of the uncultured Bacteroides sp. genome contains these proteins:
- a CDS encoding AGE family epimerase/isomerase, with the protein MKQTVSVLASEMGEVLTDNILPYWMNKMVDKVNGGFYGRITGTEQLMPEAEKGAILNARMLWTYSAAYRLLKREEYLEMATRAKRMIIDSFYDKEFGGIYWSLDYKGEPLDTKKQIYAIGFAIYGLSEYYRATSDTEALTYAIHLFESIEAHSFDADKNGYCEALTREWGEMADMRLSDKDANERKTMNTHLHILEPYTNLYRVWKDKRLEKQLRNLISLFTDKILNKDNYHLQLFFNDDWENKYNIISYGHDIEASWLIHEAALELGDKVLLATVEPLVKQIARAATEGFTPGAGMIYERNLDNGHLDADRHWWVQAETVVGYLNLYQHFGDEEALSKAVDCWTFIKSHLIDRENGEWFWSIRADGTVNREDDKAGFWKCPYHNGRMCMEAIERFFQHI; encoded by the coding sequence ATGAAACAAACAGTATCTGTACTTGCCTCTGAAATGGGAGAAGTACTTACCGACAACATTCTTCCTTATTGGATGAATAAGATGGTAGACAAGGTGAATGGAGGCTTTTATGGCCGTATTACCGGAACCGAGCAACTGATGCCTGAAGCGGAGAAGGGAGCCATCCTCAATGCTCGCATGTTGTGGACGTATTCGGCAGCTTATCGCCTCTTGAAGCGAGAAGAATATCTGGAGATGGCAACGCGTGCCAAACGAATGATTATTGATTCCTTTTATGATAAAGAGTTTGGAGGAATTTACTGGTCTCTGGACTATAAAGGGGAACCATTGGATACTAAAAAACAGATTTATGCCATTGGCTTTGCTATTTATGGCCTGAGCGAATATTATCGTGCCACGTCGGATACTGAGGCACTTACCTATGCCATTCATCTGTTCGAAAGTATTGAGGCGCATAGCTTTGATGCAGATAAGAACGGCTATTGTGAGGCGTTAACTCGCGAGTGGGGTGAGATGGCCGATATGCGTCTGAGCGATAAAGATGCCAACGAGCGTAAGACGATGAATACGCATTTGCATATTCTGGAACCTTACACCAACCTTTATCGGGTTTGGAAAGACAAGCGACTGGAAAAGCAACTGCGAAATCTTATCTCTCTTTTTACCGATAAGATACTCAATAAAGACAATTATCATCTACAACTATTCTTCAATGATGATTGGGAAAACAAATATAATATTATCTCTTACGGGCACGATATTGAAGCCTCTTGGCTCATTCATGAAGCAGCCCTCGAATTGGGCGACAAAGTGCTGCTTGCTACGGTTGAGCCTCTTGTGAAGCAGATAGCTCGTGCAGCAACCGAAGGGTTCACACCGGGTGCGGGAATGATCTATGAAAGAAATCTCGATAACGGTCATCTTGATGCCGACCGTCACTGGTGGGTGCAAGCCGAAACAGTCGTCGGCTACCTGAACCTCTATCAACACTTTGGTGATGAAGAGGCTCTAAGTAAAGCCGTCGATTGTTGGACCTTTATCAAATCTCACTTGATAGACCGTGAAAATGGTGAATGGTTTTGGAGCATTCGTGCCGATGGTACAGTAAATCGTGAAGATGACAAAGCCGGCTTTTGGAAATGCCCCTACCATAACGGGCGCATGTGCATGGAAGCGATTGAGAGATTTTTTCAGCATATATAA